From a region of the Bermanella marisrubri genome:
- the ftsE gene encoding cell division ATP-binding protein FtsE, which translates to MAHVRFDHVSMSYPGGHQALLDLNFEVEQGEMAFLTGHSGAGKSTLLKLIMRMEKTTQGQILVDGVNLNRLRASQIPFHRRRIGVVFQNHQLLFDRSVFENVALPLRISGYSSRDLERRVRAALDKVGLLDKEKQNPIELSGGEQQRVGIARAVVNKPSLILADEPTGNLDPKLSKEIMSLFEQFNDVGVSVLIASHDLNLIGRLPYRVIGLENGKIIGERPPQTQEEAPRE; encoded by the coding sequence ATGGCCCATGTTCGCTTTGACCATGTGAGTATGAGCTACCCCGGTGGCCATCAAGCCCTTTTAGATCTCAACTTTGAGGTAGAACAAGGGGAGATGGCCTTTTTGACCGGCCATTCCGGTGCAGGTAAAAGCACCTTGTTAAAGCTCATCATGCGCATGGAAAAAACCACTCAAGGGCAGATCCTCGTCGATGGCGTCAACCTCAACCGTTTACGGGCCTCACAAATTCCCTTCCATCGTCGCCGCATTGGTGTGGTCTTTCAAAACCACCAGCTATTATTTGACCGCAGTGTTTTTGAAAACGTCGCCCTACCCCTGCGCATTAGTGGTTATTCCAGTCGAGACTTAGAACGTCGCGTACGCGCGGCTTTAGATAAAGTGGGCTTACTCGACAAAGAAAAGCAAAATCCCATTGAGTTAAGTGGTGGAGAACAACAACGTGTGGGCATTGCTCGCGCGGTGGTGAACAAACCCAGTTTAATTCTCGCAGATGAGCCAACCGGTAACCTAGACCCAAAACTATCAAAAGAAATCATGAGCTTGTTCGAACAGTTTAATGATGTGGGCGTTTCGGTACTGATTGCCAGTCACGATCTCAATCTTATTGGTCGCCTGCCCTATCGCGTGATTGGCTTGGAAAACGGCAAAATCATTGGTGAGCGTCCACCGCAAACTCAAGAGGAGGCCCCTCGTGAGTGA
- the coaD gene encoding pantetheine-phosphate adenylyltransferase yields the protein MTRVIYPGTFDPITNGHTDLVTRASKLFDHIVVAVADSPHKKPLFDLDTRCQLAEEVLGHLDNVEIVGFNTLLAHFVREQNAQVLLRGLRAVSDFEYEFQLANMNRALAPEVETVFLTPDERHSYISSTLIREIARLEGDVKKFVHPAVEQALIQAYGH from the coding sequence ATGACCAGAGTTATCTATCCGGGTACCTTCGATCCCATTACCAATGGCCACACCGATCTAGTGACTCGGGCCTCTAAGCTATTTGACCATATTGTGGTTGCAGTGGCGGATAGCCCGCACAAAAAACCATTATTTGATCTAGATACTCGCTGCCAACTGGCAGAAGAGGTACTCGGTCACTTGGATAATGTGGAAATCGTTGGCTTCAATACACTACTTGCGCACTTCGTACGAGAACAAAACGCCCAGGTGTTATTACGTGGTTTACGTGCTGTATCGGACTTTGAATATGAATTCCAATTGGCCAATATGAACCGTGCATTGGCGCCAGAAGTGGAAACCGTGTTTCTAACCCCAGACGAGCGCCACTCTTATATTAGCTCTACATTAATTCGTGAGATCGCTCGCTTAGAAGGCGATGTGAAGAAGTTTGTACATCCTGCTGTTGAGCAAGCTCTGATCCAAGCTTACGGGCACTAA
- a CDS encoding phosphate/phosphite/phosphonate ABC transporter substrate-binding protein: protein MTEEPYASPAILHSKYKSVLAYLNKQGLRANFKPAMEYSDYIAMSKSGMIDMAFASAGLAQLLRQKFGFKLVAASVQTLDAVLFVSKQSDFTDLKQLKGHNILIPEAYDIVSEIARDELIFPLLEKDDAWVFEQQSKVDHIIYEVLSGREEAGIVAGYDLQLIAHGLQRNVRILYRSEPVVAHYILLRNLDHFADIQTWMVNFHQTAFGEQYKKDFGDSRFIVPQPHHLKELDRFSEFARFLYEQSMEIPSQF from the coding sequence GTGACGGAAGAGCCTTACGCCAGCCCGGCCATTTTGCATAGCAAATATAAAAGTGTACTTGCGTATCTTAATAAGCAGGGCTTGCGAGCGAATTTCAAACCCGCCATGGAATACAGTGATTATATCGCCATGTCGAAGTCAGGCATGATTGATATGGCATTTGCCTCAGCTGGTTTGGCGCAGTTATTAAGGCAGAAGTTTGGTTTTAAATTGGTCGCCGCCAGTGTGCAAACCTTGGATGCGGTGTTGTTTGTTTCTAAGCAAAGTGATTTTACTGACTTAAAGCAACTGAAAGGACATAACATACTGATTCCAGAAGCCTATGACATTGTTAGTGAAATCGCCCGGGATGAACTCATTTTTCCTCTATTAGAGAAGGACGATGCTTGGGTGTTTGAACAGCAAAGCAAGGTTGACCATATCATTTATGAAGTATTGTCTGGTCGCGAAGAGGCAGGCATTGTCGCTGGCTATGACTTGCAGTTGATTGCCCATGGCTTGCAGCGCAATGTACGCATCTTGTATCGAAGTGAGCCAGTGGTTGCTCACTACATCTTATTGCGTAATCTCGATCACTTTGCTGATATACAAACGTGGATGGTTAATTTCCATCAAACCGCTTTTGGCGAGCAATATAAAAAAGACTTTGGTGATAGTCGCTTCATCGTGCCGCAGCCACATCACTTAAAGGAATTAGATCGCTTTTCAGAGTTTGCTCGCTTCTTATATGAGCAAAGCATGGAAATACCCAGCCAGTTTTAA
- the rsmD gene encoding 16S rRNA (guanine(966)-N(2))-methyltransferase RsmD, with product MAKKTPNRLRIIGGQWRSRLLSFPEIEGLRPTTDRVRETLFNWLAPYIPAAHVLDVFAGSGALGFEALSRGAEHGVLLEKNAKAVKQLKENCQVLSCNADVVQTDALVFLQNCEQAFDVIFLDPPFNKGLLPSCLQAIQDKDLLKEDGWIYIESELTVPDLNLPAHWHLHREKKAGQVFLRLFQNQSAS from the coding sequence ATGGCTAAAAAAACTCCAAACCGATTGCGTATTATTGGCGGCCAATGGCGCTCTCGTCTTTTAAGTTTCCCTGAGATTGAAGGTCTACGTCCTACCACAGATCGCGTTCGTGAAACCCTTTTTAACTGGTTGGCGCCGTATATTCCCGCCGCTCATGTCTTGGATGTATTTGCTGGTTCAGGGGCGCTAGGGTTTGAAGCCCTGTCCAGAGGTGCAGAGCACGGGGTTTTACTGGAGAAAAACGCCAAAGCCGTGAAGCAACTGAAAGAGAATTGCCAAGTACTGTCTTGCAATGCCGATGTGGTGCAAACCGATGCTTTGGTATTTTTGCAAAACTGTGAGCAAGCCTTCGATGTAATTTTCTTAGACCCGCCGTTCAATAAAGGCTTATTACCAAGCTGTTTACAGGCGATTCAAGATAAGGATTTATTGAAAGAAGATGGCTGGATTTACATCGAAAGCGAATTAACTGTCCCCGATTTAAATCTGCCTGCCCACTGGCATTTGCATCGAGAGAAAAAAGCAGGACAGGTTTTTCTTCGCCTATTTCAAAACCAATCAGCGTCATGA
- a CDS encoding chalcone isomerase family protein, which produces MKRYIIVGLTVWLSFTSVYALTLNGAAQFNRLSTSLYLAALYLPSKNNDAHAILKNEQRQRMDIYVLSNEWRPRQWQRQWLNDISISTPPKQLEKMKDSVHDFAQLLPAALVKNDHISIEFYPDKGTSVRINGVLFLQTDDRDLFQSLLSIWIGELPPSRQFKKQILGEDLEQKWLSFLTDFQPNKKRIAMANSWKQDQDEKTKLLKEKQLQLAAINAPITAETKQKSIPKPRYESLTEEQKSTFRQNFLLKDLNWRLHKRIYDSVQPPAWIVNRLAKGEIVFRFKLDRNGALYDLTGDNKGMPVMLVADVHRAIKREIPGTAIPSQLDGEAWQFELRFPIKQTLGDIIQPPKKPRFMLGQAN; this is translated from the coding sequence ATGAAGCGTTATATCATCGTCGGTTTAACCGTATGGCTAAGTTTCACATCAGTCTATGCATTAACTCTGAACGGCGCCGCACAATTCAATAGACTATCTACATCCTTATATTTGGCCGCCCTATACTTGCCCAGTAAAAACAATGATGCTCACGCTATTTTAAAAAACGAGCAAAGGCAACGCATGGATATTTACGTGCTGAGCAATGAGTGGCGCCCCCGTCAATGGCAACGTCAATGGCTCAACGACATCAGCATTAGCACACCGCCCAAGCAACTTGAAAAGATGAAAGACTCGGTTCATGACTTTGCGCAATTGCTGCCTGCGGCTTTAGTAAAAAACGATCACATCAGTATCGAATTTTATCCAGACAAAGGCACGTCCGTTCGCATTAACGGTGTTCTATTTTTGCAAACAGATGATCGCGATTTATTTCAAAGCTTATTGAGCATTTGGATCGGTGAATTACCACCAAGCCGTCAATTTAAAAAACAAATACTAGGAGAAGATCTAGAGCAAAAATGGTTAAGTTTTTTGACAGATTTTCAACCCAATAAAAAACGTATTGCGATGGCAAATAGTTGGAAGCAAGATCAAGATGAAAAAACGAAATTACTTAAAGAAAAGCAATTACAATTAGCTGCTATTAACGCTCCTATCACAGCTGAAACAAAGCAAAAAAGCATACCCAAACCCAGATACGAATCCTTGACAGAAGAACAGAAGTCAACATTTCGCCAAAACTTTTTGTTGAAGGATTTAAATTGGCGTTTGCACAAACGCATTTATGATTCGGTCCAACCGCCGGCATGGATCGTCAATCGCTTAGCAAAGGGGGAAATCGTTTTTCGTTTTAAACTGGATCGAAACGGTGCGCTGTATGATCTGACAGGCGATAATAAAGGTATGCCTGTGATGCTTGTCGCTGATGTACATAGAGCAATAAAACGTGAGATTCCGGGCACCGCAATCCCAAGTCAGCTTGATGGTGAAGCATGGCAATTTGAATTACGCTTTCCCATCAAGCAAACACTTGGCGATATTATTCAGCCGCCCAAAAAACCCCGCTTCATGTTAGGGCAGGCCAACTAA
- a CDS encoding M16 family metallopeptidase, whose protein sequence is MAQGLKRTTLNNILIAVSILLIVLLTATAPKESEVALPSPPKLDISVWNTDSGSKVWFSPMFSDHVQIQLWYEAGFGFDDERKGISYLLSRALQDELQQAGITAQVHHTSDYIQVAVQLPAQPERLNAQLARLSEILYRPDLAQEKIQQYKAVTSKASDELWKQAYPEHPYAGPAQGDQTSLGLITRAELQQFQRHYLHPQRLHASIAGDLVLPAAQIIMEKLLPDSRYAAAETNLLVNQESSVIKKANVEFHRLVPALTVEEQLDLRMFAHVLGQMPGQKVRLYMGKSNASLLIQNPVYRDEAMEDWLESGIMPREKRKLGKTLFEQTSTAARLAYNLAKHNTFDHTAMAFQQSFDQLQDWDEKRFKRLTEKWLTNQ, encoded by the coding sequence ATGGCACAAGGGCTGAAACGTACCACCCTCAATAATATCTTAATCGCCGTTAGTATTTTGCTGATTGTACTTTTAACCGCCACCGCCCCAAAAGAGTCGGAAGTGGCGCTGCCATCACCACCCAAGTTGGATATCAGTGTGTGGAATACGGATTCTGGCAGCAAGGTTTGGTTTAGTCCCATGTTTAGTGATCATGTACAGATTCAGCTTTGGTATGAAGCAGGGTTTGGCTTTGATGATGAGCGCAAGGGTATCAGTTATTTGTTAAGCCGAGCCTTGCAGGATGAGCTGCAACAAGCAGGCATTACCGCTCAGGTGCATCATACCAGTGACTATATTCAAGTAGCGGTGCAGCTGCCGGCTCAGCCAGAAAGATTAAACGCGCAACTGGCTCGCTTGAGTGAAATTCTTTATCGTCCAGATTTAGCGCAAGAAAAAATCCAGCAATACAAAGCGGTGACGTCGAAAGCCAGTGATGAGCTGTGGAAGCAGGCGTATCCTGAGCATCCGTATGCCGGTCCCGCCCAGGGTGATCAAACCAGTTTGGGGCTGATAACCCGTGCTGAATTGCAGCAATTTCAACGTCATTATCTGCATCCACAGCGTTTACATGCCAGCATCGCTGGCGATCTCGTATTACCCGCGGCACAAATCATTATGGAAAAACTATTGCCAGACAGTCGCTATGCCGCAGCAGAGACCAATTTGTTGGTCAATCAAGAGTCATCGGTGATCAAGAAAGCGAATGTAGAGTTTCATAGGTTAGTACCTGCGTTAACGGTTGAAGAGCAACTGGATTTACGCATGTTTGCCCATGTGCTTGGGCAAATGCCAGGTCAGAAAGTGCGTTTGTACATGGGAAAAAGCAATGCCAGTTTATTGATTCAAAATCCAGTTTATCGCGATGAAGCCATGGAAGATTGGCTAGAAAGCGGTATTATGCCGCGGGAAAAGCGCAAGCTGGGTAAAACCTTGTTTGAGCAGACCAGTACTGCGGCTCGTTTGGCGTATAATTTAGCCAAACACAATACCTTTGATCACACGGCTATGGCGTTCCAGCAAAGCTTTGATCAACTGCAAGACTGGGATGAAAAGCGCTTTAAACGATTGACCGAAAAGTGGCTCACGAATCAATAA
- a CDS encoding coniferyl aldehyde dehydrogenase: protein MVATAAQLTDEQQQLTYLHDIFAKQKSAYLDAPYPSAKQRQQDLDKLADALREFKEELCQAVNKDFSCRAEGETMIAEIMVSLEGIKYNRKHLKKWMKPSKRHVNPLFAPASNKVVFQPKGVVGIMVPWNYPVQLAVAPLAAALAAGNRAVIKMSEFTPYTNEVLYRMLAKYFPEEQVAVMSGEAAVGAEFSSMHWDHLLFTGSTAVARHVMSACGKNLVPVTLELGGKSPCIVTQKGDIKAAAKSIIFGKATNAGQTCIAPDYILCPQDLIPELKAEIADYYKQCYPTLKNNPDYTAIVNERQFHRLTSVLKDAEDKGAQVQPLNHANEDFSGTRKIPLTLVENTRSDMSIMEDEIFGPLLPILPYSDLNEVVSFINKGPRPLALYLFSHDKREQDFILENTHAGGVTINDCLTHIAQDDMPFGGVGDSGIGAYHGKEGFLSLSHAKSVHKKGRINLGSLVHAPYGRTMHKLIYKFMIR from the coding sequence ATGGTAGCAACAGCGGCTCAATTAACAGACGAACAGCAGCAGTTGACGTACTTGCATGACATTTTTGCCAAGCAAAAGTCGGCGTATTTAGATGCACCCTATCCTAGCGCTAAGCAACGTCAGCAAGACTTGGACAAGTTAGCAGATGCACTACGCGAATTTAAAGAAGAGCTTTGCCAGGCAGTAAACAAAGATTTCAGTTGCCGAGCCGAAGGCGAAACCATGATTGCGGAGATCATGGTCTCTTTGGAGGGCATCAAATACAACCGCAAGCACCTAAAGAAATGGATGAAGCCCAGCAAGCGTCATGTAAATCCACTATTTGCACCTGCTTCAAATAAAGTTGTGTTTCAACCAAAAGGTGTTGTGGGCATTATGGTGCCGTGGAACTATCCTGTTCAACTAGCAGTTGCACCACTGGCGGCGGCGTTGGCTGCGGGTAACCGCGCTGTGATTAAAATGTCGGAGTTCACGCCCTATACCAACGAAGTACTTTATCGCATGTTGGCTAAATATTTCCCCGAGGAACAAGTCGCTGTCATGTCAGGTGAAGCAGCAGTGGGTGCAGAGTTTTCAAGTATGCATTGGGATCATTTGCTATTTACAGGATCTACTGCCGTTGCGCGTCACGTGATGAGTGCTTGTGGTAAAAATCTTGTACCTGTTACGCTAGAATTGGGTGGAAAAAGTCCATGTATCGTTACGCAAAAAGGTGACATTAAAGCGGCAGCCAAAAGCATTATTTTTGGTAAAGCGACGAATGCTGGTCAAACCTGTATCGCTCCAGACTATATTCTATGTCCTCAGGATCTGATTCCAGAATTAAAAGCGGAAATTGCTGACTATTATAAGCAGTGTTATCCAACGCTGAAAAACAATCCAGATTACACGGCCATCGTTAACGAACGTCAATTTCATCGCTTAACGTCGGTATTAAAAGACGCAGAAGACAAAGGCGCGCAAGTCCAGCCATTAAATCATGCTAATGAAGACTTTTCGGGAACTCGTAAAATTCCATTGACCTTGGTGGAAAACACTCGCTCAGACATGAGCATAATGGAGGACGAAATTTTCGGACCTCTGTTGCCGATTTTGCCTTACTCTGATTTAAACGAAGTCGTTTCATTCATCAACAAGGGTCCGCGACCGTTAGCATTATATTTATTTAGTCATGACAAGCGTGAGCAAGACTTTATTTTAGAAAACACCCATGCAGGTGGTGTCACTATAAACGACTGCTTAACTCACATTGCACAAGATGATATGCCATTCGGTGGAGTTGGTGACTCTGGTATCGGTGCTTATCATGGCAAAGAAGGTTTCTTATCGCTAAGTCATGCTAAGTCTGTGCATAAAAAAGGTCGAATTAATCTAGGAAGTTTGGTGCATGCGCCTTATGGCCGCACGATGCATAAACTTATATACAAATTCATGATTCGCTAA
- a CDS encoding TetR/AcrR family transcriptional regulator — MKTRDRIIQASLELFNEQGERNVTTNHIASHLGISPGNLYYHFKNKQQIIFDIYLEYEAKVDDNLKLPAGRQLTVNDKLIYLQAIFQGLWDYRFMHRDLQHLLANDPELHKRYNAFFKRCLKSTQEIYFAIREAGIISANDEDVRALALNTWILVTSWFGFMHTNLLVDKNQKESQELLNSGIYQIFALEKPYLTEDYQQPVADIASQLAKSLHELSDIG, encoded by the coding sequence ATGAAGACTCGTGATCGCATTATTCAAGCAAGCTTAGAATTGTTTAATGAACAAGGTGAGCGCAATGTCACCACCAATCACATTGCCTCTCATTTGGGCATTAGCCCAGGTAATCTGTATTACCACTTCAAAAATAAGCAGCAGATCATTTTTGATATTTACCTTGAATACGAAGCTAAAGTGGATGACAACCTTAAATTGCCTGCCGGTCGTCAACTGACCGTCAACGATAAACTCATATACCTACAAGCGATCTTCCAAGGCTTGTGGGATTACCGTTTCATGCATCGCGACCTACAGCATCTTTTAGCGAACGATCCTGAATTGCATAAACGCTATAACGCCTTCTTTAAACGCTGCTTGAAGAGTACACAAGAAATCTACTTTGCCATTCGCGAGGCAGGAATTATCAGTGCCAACGACGAGGACGTTCGCGCATTAGCGCTGAATACTTGGATCCTTGTTACGTCTTGGTTTGGTTTTATGCACACAAACTTATTGGTAGATAAAAACCAAAAAGAAAGCCAAGAATTATTGAATAGCGGCATCTATCAAATTTTCGCATTGGAAAAACCTTACCTAACGGAAGATTACCAACAGCCAGTCGCTGATATCGCCAGTCAGCTTGCGAAATCACTGCACGAGCTGAGCGACATAGGCTAG
- a CDS encoding YfhL family 4Fe-4S dicluster ferredoxin: MALMITDDCINCDVCEPECPNEAISEGEEIYEIDPNKCTECVGHYDEPQCQLVCPVDCIPLDPENEETHDELMDKYKRLTA; encoded by the coding sequence ATGGCACTGATGATAACCGACGATTGCATCAACTGTGATGTGTGTGAACCAGAATGTCCTAACGAAGCCATTTCTGAGGGGGAAGAGATTTATGAAATTGATCCCAACAAATGTACTGAGTGTGTAGGTCACTATGACGAGCCCCAGTGCCAGTTGGTTTGTCCTGTAGATTGCATCCCGCTTGATCCAGAAAATGAAGAAACTCACGACGAGCTAATGGATAAATATAAGCGTTTAACTGCTTAA
- the ftsY gene encoding signal recognition particle-docking protein FtsY, with product MFGWGKSKKKADDKTSPSQEPLKENSDVVAEPSQESVVEETTTSEETESTSSKGFFARIKAGLSRTRSGLSEGLGDLLLGKKEIDEDLLEDIETQLLMADIGINATQAIIDDLTERSSRKELKDSEALLEALKQHLKDILEPCHAPLEIPQSDKPFVILMVGVNGVGKTTTIGKMAKRFQSQGKSVMLAAGDTFRAAAVEQLQTWGERNKVPVVAQHTGADSASVIYDAVQSAQSKGVDVVIADTAGRLQNKANLMQELEKVVRVMRKLDDTAPHEVMLVLDAGTGQNALSQAKIFQEAVGVSSLTLSKLDGTAKGGVIFAIAKELQLPVRFIGVGEQIDDLRPFNHEEFIEALFAQDE from the coding sequence ATGTTCGGTTGGGGAAAATCCAAGAAGAAAGCTGACGACAAAACCAGCCCATCTCAAGAGCCATTAAAAGAGAATAGCGACGTTGTTGCCGAACCTTCGCAAGAATCGGTAGTGGAAGAGACCACCACATCAGAAGAAACGGAAAGTACGTCCAGCAAAGGTTTTTTTGCGCGTATTAAAGCAGGCTTAAGCCGCACGCGTTCAGGATTAAGCGAAGGGCTTGGCGACTTGCTACTGGGCAAAAAAGAGATTGATGAAGATCTATTAGAAGACATCGAAACTCAACTGCTCATGGCGGATATCGGTATCAACGCCACACAGGCCATCATTGACGATTTAACCGAACGTTCCAGTCGCAAAGAGCTGAAAGACAGTGAAGCCTTACTTGAAGCACTTAAACAGCATTTGAAAGACATTCTTGAACCTTGCCATGCGCCTTTGGAAATCCCACAAAGCGACAAGCCGTTCGTCATTCTCATGGTGGGCGTCAATGGCGTAGGTAAAACCACCACCATTGGTAAAATGGCCAAGCGTTTCCAAAGCCAGGGTAAAAGCGTGATGTTGGCCGCCGGTGATACATTCCGTGCAGCCGCCGTCGAGCAATTGCAAACCTGGGGCGAGCGCAACAAAGTTCCAGTTGTGGCTCAGCACACAGGAGCCGATAGCGCTTCTGTTATTTATGATGCGGTTCAGTCTGCACAAAGCAAAGGTGTGGATGTGGTCATTGCCGATACCGCCGGCCGTTTGCAAAACAAAGCCAACCTCATGCAAGAACTGGAAAAAGTAGTGCGCGTTATGCGCAAGCTGGACGACACAGCCCCTCACGAGGTGATGCTAGTATTGGATGCTGGCACCGGTCAGAATGCGCTAAGCCAAGCCAAAATTTTCCAAGAAGCCGTTGGCGTAAGCAGTCTGACATTAAGTAAGCTGGACGGTACAGCAAAAGGCGGTGTGATCTTTGCCATCGCTAAAGAATTGCAATTGCCGGTTCGCTTCATTGGTGTTGGCGAGCAAATCGACGATCTACGACCTTTTAATCATGAAGAGTTTATCGAAGCCCTCTTCGCCCAAGACGAGTAA
- a CDS encoding GMC family oxidoreductase, translating to MAIQDIFKTRAQSENWDLHDAGLKQQNETIEADVIIVGTGAGGGVTAEVLSQAGLKVVMIEEGGLYTSDNFNMDELEATANMYQESGGRSTKDGAISIFQGRTVGGTTVINWTSSFRTPPQTLDFWQKEFGIEDASQQQMAPYFEQMEQRLNVSKWAMPPNANNDTLKQGCEKQGWSWGVIPRNVAGCWDLGYCGTGCPTNAKQSMLVTTVPEALKNGASLYYRCSAHKLHFSEHKVDAVECRALKADGQTPTGITLTFKAPTIVLSGGAINNPGLLLRSQAPDPHGRIGKRTTIHPVNASLASMAHDVNGFYGAPQSIYSDHFQWQDRDGIGYKLEVPPLQPALSSQILGFHGLDLSEQMADLPNMQVVIALLRDGFHEGSQGGTVELDDGGKPILDYPITDYLWQGLKHAHYTMAEAQFAAGAKQVMPLHHDAGYAKTMAECRKMIDALPMEKHRERIMTAHLMGGCAMGGDERQSVVDNNAKFYQADNLYVIDGSVFPTSIGANPQLSIYAMALKQAKKLAQSLTSA from the coding sequence ATGGCAATTCAAGATATTTTCAAAACTCGCGCGCAAAGTGAAAATTGGGATTTACACGACGCCGGACTAAAGCAGCAGAACGAAACAATAGAAGCAGATGTCATCATCGTGGGCACTGGAGCCGGCGGTGGCGTAACGGCAGAAGTATTGTCACAGGCTGGTCTCAAAGTCGTTATGATTGAAGAAGGCGGCTTGTATACTTCTGATAATTTCAACATGGATGAATTAGAAGCCACTGCAAATATGTATCAAGAAAGTGGTGGCCGTAGCACTAAAGACGGTGCTATTTCTATTTTCCAAGGACGCACGGTTGGCGGTACCACTGTGATTAATTGGACCTCTAGCTTTCGTACTCCGCCGCAAACATTAGACTTTTGGCAAAAAGAATTTGGTATTGAAGATGCCTCGCAACAGCAGATGGCACCCTATTTTGAGCAAATGGAGCAACGTTTAAACGTCTCTAAATGGGCCATGCCACCGAATGCGAATAACGATACCTTAAAGCAAGGTTGTGAAAAGCAAGGTTGGAGCTGGGGCGTTATTCCACGTAACGTGGCCGGCTGTTGGGATTTAGGATATTGCGGAACAGGCTGCCCGACCAATGCCAAGCAAAGCATGTTGGTGACCACAGTGCCTGAAGCACTAAAAAACGGTGCAAGTTTGTATTACCGCTGTAGTGCCCACAAACTGCATTTTTCTGAACACAAAGTCGATGCGGTTGAATGTCGTGCATTAAAAGCAGACGGTCAAACTCCAACAGGCATTACTTTAACCTTCAAAGCACCGACCATTGTCTTGAGCGGTGGTGCCATTAATAACCCTGGACTGTTATTGCGCTCGCAAGCACCAGACCCTCATGGACGCATCGGTAAACGCACCACCATTCATCCGGTTAACGCCAGCCTTGCGAGTATGGCTCATGATGTAAATGGTTTTTATGGTGCCCCGCAATCCATCTACAGTGACCACTTTCAATGGCAAGATCGAGATGGCATTGGTTATAAGTTGGAAGTGCCACCATTGCAGCCTGCGCTGAGTTCACAGATTCTAGGTTTCCACGGTTTGGATCTGAGTGAGCAAATGGCGGATTTACCTAATATGCAGGTGGTGATTGCCTTGTTGCGCGATGGCTTTCATGAAGGCAGTCAAGGCGGTACGGTTGAATTGGATGATGGTGGCAAGCCGATATTGGATTACCCCATTACCGACTACCTTTGGCAAGGACTTAAACATGCTCATTACACCATGGCTGAAGCTCAGTTTGCTGCAGGAGCGAAGCAAGTTATGCCGTTACACCATGATGCGGGTTATGCCAAGACCATGGCTGAATGTCGTAAGATGATTGATGCGTTGCCCATGGAAAAACATCGAGAACGTATTATGACCGCTCATTTGATGGGTGGATGCGCTATGGGTGGTGATGAACGCCAGTCCGTAGTGGATAATAATGCGAAATTCTACCAAGCGGATAACTTGTACGTCATTGATGGCTCGGTATTCCCTACCAGTATTGGCGCGAATCCCCAGCTTTCCATTTATGCCATGGCATTGAAGCAGGCGAAGAAACTGGCTCAGTCCCTGACGTCTGCATAA